The stretch of DNA GCGAGCACCATAAGCCCGGCGAGCTTTCCGGCGGCCAGCAGCAGCGCGTGAGTATTGCCCGCTCGCTGATTAACGGTGGGGAGATAATTCTGGCGGATGAGCCGACCGGCGCGCTGGATTCTCAGTCCGGGCAGGAAGTGTTAGCCATCCTGAGCGAGCTTAACCAGCGCGGCCATACGGTGGTGATGGTGACCCACGATATGAAAGTGGCACAGCACGCACGGCGTATTATCGAGCTGCGCGACGGCGAAATTATCGCCGATAGCGGCAGTTGCGTAACCGCCACGGAAACGCTGCCGCCGCCCAACCGTACCCGGCAAAGCCGCTGGCAAAGCTTGCTCGACCGTACGCGTGAATCGCTGCAAATGGCGCTCAAAGCGATGAACGCGCACCGTTTACGTACCACGCTAACCATGACCGGGATAATTTTCGGTATTGCCGCCGTGGTCACCGTTGTGGCGCTGGGCGAGGGGGCGAAGCAGAAGACGCTGGAGAATATTAAGGATCTGGGTACCAACGTGGTCAGCATCTATCCCGGCCGGGATTTCTTTGATGACAGCATCGAGGGCATTCGAACGCTGGTGCCGGCAGACGCTGAGGCGCTGGCGAAGCAGGGCTTTGTCGACAGCGTAAGCCCGGAGGTTAGCGCCTCAGACAACATTCGTTTTCTCGGTAAATCCGCAACCGCTTCGATCAACGGCGTCGGGCGAGATCACTTCCGCGTAAACGGCATTCAGCTTCTGCAAGGGGCTACCTTCAGGGACGATCGTAACGCGCTGCAGGAAGTGATTATCGATGAGAACGCCCGCAAAGCGCTATTCGACGACGCCGGGCTGCAGGCGCTGGGGCAAATCGTTTTTCTGGGTTCCGTTCCGGCACGCGTGGTGGGCATCGCCCAAAGTAACAACCGGAGCTACGCGCCTAACCGCATTACCGTGTGGATGCCCTACAGCACGGTGATGTACCGCATGGTAGGCAAACCGGTTTTGAGCAGCATCAGCGTCCGACTCAAAGACAATGTGGCTAACGAGGCGGCGGTAAGCGCCATTTCTCAGCTGCTAACCCAGCGCCACGGCGTGAAAGATTTCCAGCTCTATAACTTCGAACAGATCAGAAAATCTATCGAACGCACCTCGATGACCTTTAGCATTTTGATTCTGATGGTCGCCTGCATCTCGCTGATGATCGGCAGTATCGGGGTGATGAACATCATGCTGGTCTCCGTGACCGAAAGAACCCATGAAATCGGCGTGCGCATGGCGGTAGGTGCGCGACGGAGCGACATCATGCAGCAGTTTATGATTGAAGCCGTACTGGTTTGCCTGATTGGCGGGGCGCTGGGCATTGCGCTTTCTTATGCCGCAGGCGCGTTATTTACCGCCCTGGCGGGCGGAATGTTCACGGCTATTTATTCGTGGCAGGCCGCTGCCGCCGCGTTCTGTTGTTCAACATTAATCGGCATGATCTTCGGTTATCTCCCCGCCCGCAAAGCGGCAAGGATGGACCCGGTCGTTTCACTGGCCAGCGAGTAACCTATGAAAATTTTATCACCTTTGGCTATATGCCTTGCCGCCGCGTTCAGCGCAGGCTGCGCAAATACGCTTAAAAGCGATTATCACGCGCCCGAAGTGAGCTATCCCGCCAGCTGGAACAAGAGCGAGCCGGTCGGAAACATTGCCCCGTTTGACTGGAAAGCGTTTAACGATCCCCAGCTCGATAGCTGGCTGCGCCAGGTCATGGCAAGCAATAACGACGTGGCTATCGCCGTGCTGCGGGTGTACCGGGCGCGACTGGACGCGGAAAGAGTCGGTATCGCCAACGATCCTGGGCTAAAAGCTTCGCTGGGCGTAGACGGAAAAACCCCGCTGAATAACTCGTCCGGCTGGACAAAAGGCAGCTCTGCCAGCCTCAGCACCAGCTATGAGCTGGATCTCTGGGGGAAAATAGCCCGCCAGCGCGATGCGGCGGAGTGGGCAAGTCATGCCAGCGAAGAAGATTTACGCGCCGCACGCCTGACGCTGCTTTCAGAGACCAGCAATAATTACTGGCGCATCGGCTTTGTGAACCAACAAATCGACGTGCTCCAGCAGAGCATCGGCTATGCAAAAGAGACGCTGCGTCTGGCGGAGGCTCGCTATCGTGCAGGTGGAGCTTCAGCCCTGGATGTCGTTGACGCTCAACAAAGCCTGCTGGCGCAGGAAAATCGACTCACCGGGCTGCAGAGGGAACGCCTGCTGGGGCTTAACCAACAGGCAGTATTGCTCGGTACCGCGCCGGGCAGCGCTGTTGTGGAGCCAACAAAACTGCCAAAAGGAACCCTGCCGCAGGTTAACGCGAACATTCCTGCCAGCGTGCTGATGCATCGGCCTGATATCAGCGCGCAAGAGTGGCGGGTGCGTGAAGCGCTGGCCAATGTTGATATCCGGCGTACCGAATACTATCCCGCGTTCAGCCTGACGGGATCTCTTGGCACCGGCAGCAGCTCGCTGCTGAAAGTGCTGCATAACCCAATCGGTTCCGTTGGCGCGAGCCTGACGCTACCGTTCCTCGAGTGGCGGCAGCGGGGCGTGGAGGTGAAAATCGCCCGTAACGATTACGAGCAGCGAGTGCTGGCGTTTAAACAGTCGCTTTATAAAGCAATGAGCAGCATTGAAGACGAACTCTCCCTGCGCAATCAGCTGTTGGCGCAGGAATTAAGGCTCCGGGAGGGGCTGGCGCTTGCGCGTAAGTCAGAGCGGCTGAATGAAGTGCGCTACCGTCAGGGGGCAGCGCGTATTTCATTCTGGCTCGATGCCCAGGAAAAACGTCGCCAGGCGGAACTGTTGCTGGATGAAAATCGCTTTAATCAGCTGCAAAATCTGGCAAAAATTTATCTCGAGTTTGGCGGGTCGTCTAAATTCCCCTAAATCTTGCTAACTCATTCTCCACAAACAGAAAACGGTTTTTCTTTCTCGGGCGCTCGTTTAAAGTCTGGCTGGCTTAACGTGTTTAAGCGAACAAAATGATAAACGAGCGCTTATTTTATGGGGAAGGGTGAAGGCATGCGTGTGTCAGATTATATCAGGCTGTTATTTCTTGCCGCGGTGTGGGGAGCCAGCTTCCTTTTTATGAAAATAGCGGCGCCGGAGTTCGGGGCGGTAAACACGGCATTTTTAAGGGTATTTTTTGGTTTTGTAGGGCTGGCGGTGATTCTTTTCACCCTTAGGTCTTCTTTTCGCTTTGAAGGAAAATTCCGTTCGGCGCTTATTTTAGGCGCGATTAACTCCGGGCTGCCTTTCTTTATGTATTGCCTGGCCGCAAAATGGCTACCGGCCGGGTACTCCGCTATTTTAAACGCAACCACGCCGCTAATGGGCGCCATTATTGGGTTCTCTTTCTTTGGTGAAAAATTAACGGCACGAAAATGGCTGGGCGTAGTGCTGGGCCTGGCGGGGATTATGGTGATTACCTCGGTCGGTGACGCACAGTCAAACGAGGACAAAATTGCCGGGATTATTGCCTGCCTGGTAGCCACGAGCTGCTACGGCGTGGCGGGCTTTTTAACCCGCCGCTGGATCTCCAACAAGGGCGGACTTGACCCTAAAATCGTCGCTTTCGGCAGCCAAATTGGTGCCACGCTTTTCCTGCTGCCGTTCTTTGCCTGGAGCGTGGCGACGGGGCCTTCAATCAACTGGCTGCAGGGCAATGTCTGGTTCAGCGTGCTGGGCCTGGGTATTCTGTGCACCGCCGTGGCCTATATTTTCTATTTCCGTTTAATTGCCGATATCGGGCCATTACGCAGCCTCACTGTGACCTTTTTAATTCCACCGTTTGGCGTGCTGTGGGGATATCTCATTTTGCATGAAACCATCAGCGAAGCGTTTATTATCGGCGCGGTGATTGTTTGTTTCTCCGTCTGGCTGGTGATAAGCCCGGACAAGAAAATGCTTGCCGTAAAAAGTTAAGCCGGCACCCGGCAACGAATAATTGTAGTTATACTAGCCGCGAGCCCGGATAAGGTTTCCGGGTTACGCGGTTAAGGAAAAACGATGAAACGAGAAGCGCTGTTCGCTGCGGTGTTTGACAAGTATCAGGTCGAGCCGGACTATCCGTGGGACAAGTTTAAGGACTACGCCGTGCTGCGGCACCGCTACAAGCGCAAATGGTTTGGCGTGGTGCTAAGCATTTCATCCGCAAAACTGGGGCTGGAAAGCGATGTGATCGTCGATATTCTCAACGTAAAAGTGATGCCTGGCGCCGTAGGCTCACTGAGAATGCAGCCGGGTATTTTACCCGCTTACCATATGAACAAAGAACATTGGGTGACGGTGCTAATTGACAAGGTGCCGGATGAACTGATCCTGGGCCTTATCGATGAAAGCTTTGGCCTGACGCGCTAATCGTTTCGTGCCCCGAATGCCAAAAGAGACCACGGCATCCGGGGAACCCTTTAACTCAGAACCAGGTTTCCAACTGCGTACCGAACATTAGCGAGCCACCGCTGTGATAGCCTGAATTGCCGAAGGTATCGGTCAAGGAATAGTTATCCAGATTTTTGTCCCAGTTCATCCAGCTGACGAAGAAACGGATCTCCGGGCGCTCGAAGAAGTCGGTGACGTTCTGCATTTTAAAGGTCGGCGCGAAGGTCAGCTTGTAGAAGCTGCCGGATACCGGCTTATTGCCATTGAAGCCCTTCGGGTCGATGTCCATATACTGATAGCTGGCCTCGTACTGCAGGGCAAAGTTCTGATTAACCTCCTGGATCAGCCGTGAGTTGAGTGTCACCCAGTCATAGTGGTCGGATTCGATGTAGCGACTGTTGCTGCTTTGCGCCACCAATAGCGGGGCGATGCTCATTCGGTCGCTCAACTGGGTTATGCCGTAGGTGGCAAATTTCACTGTCCATGCATCGTCGATCAGATAGCCATCCGATCCCGGCCCCCGCACTTCAGCCCCCAGCGCTTTGCCGTAAAGCAGCACGGTTTTGGTCGAACCTTTATTGAGACCGTAGAAACTGTCGCCGTGCCACGCTAACATGGTATTGAAGCCGTGCGAGGCGGCATTATCCTTTGCCAGGCCATCGTTGATCCGCTTGTCATTTTCCTTAGAATAGAGGCCGTTCAGCATCCACTGCCAGTTGCCGATGCGGTTGTTCAGCGAGAGGGTGTAATTCTGGATAAAGGTATTCTCCGCGCCGGTCATGTTGTTGTATTCAACGTTCTCCATTGCATCTATATCGTTGAAGTTACGCCCATACACAGCCAGGTTGGTTTTAACATCGCCGAAGAACTTCACATCGTAAATCCCCGCACCGGTGCCGACCAGGTTCATCATATCCGAGTCCAGCCAGTGGATATCGAAGTTATCACGGTCCTCTCGCTTGCCCGCCCACAGCGTTGACCCGCTAAACGCACCGGTGAAGGCAGGGAGGTTGCTCATCTCTACAAACGCCTGGCGCAGATTCATCTGGCCGTTAAACGCGCTGTCGGTGTTGTAGGTTTTGTCCCATTCGGCAATTTTCATGTAGTAGCGGAAGCTCGAGTCGTTGGCGTAATGGCGTTTATAGTCGAAGTCGGCGGTGACGTAGGTGTCGGCCTCGTTGCCCAGGCGACCAACGCTGCCGCCAGTGCTGCCCGCCGGCGTCAGTGATGGACCGACGGTGGTGGTGGTGCCTTGTTTTCCGCTCAGGATGCCGGTGCGGGCGTAGCCGCCAAATTTAATTTCGGTATCGTCATTAATAATATCGCTCTTGCTGTTTTTATTTTTTAATTCTGCGTCGCTGGCTCTTTTCTCCGCTACGGCAATTTTATTTTCGGCCAGCGTTAATTTATTTTGTGAAAGCTTAAGTTCCGCCTCCACTTTTTCCAGTCTGGCGTTAATTTCTGCCAGGGTTAATTCCGCTGCATGCGCAGGTAAAGCACAGGCCAGGGTACAGAAAGTTAGAAATGTTATTTTCATCATTAATACCTGTGATCGCCCCTGCTCTGAATAGATATACTCAGGGCATACGGGTGTCCTTAATAAGGTGAAACATGCTTTTACAGTACAGGGTTTACTGTATTATTTATCTTTTTTTATTATCCACGTTGACCAACAACAGCGTGCAGATAAAGGCAAAGACTGCAACGGCCACGCCGACGGTGATATAGGTAATAAACTGATAGCGATCGTACAAATACATCAGCGGTGACAGCAGCACCGCCAGCCCATAGGCGTTGGCTTTAATTGACAGTAGGGAGAGCACCATGCCGCCCAGCGCCGAGCTGCACAGCATTACGGCAATCGCCCGCATACCGGACTGCATGACGATACCGAACAGCGCAGGTTCCGAAACGCCCAGCAGCTGGGTAACGGTTGCCGAGATCCCGGCGGTCTTAAACGCTACGGTTTTCGACTTCAGGGAAATAGCCAGGCACACGGCGGCATTGGCGAAACCGTACATCGCGCAGACGGTAATCAGCGGGTTGAAGCCGGTACCGGCGATCAGCGAGGTCTCAATCATAATGAACATATGATGCATCCCGGTCATCACCGCAATTGGATAAATAAAGCCGATCAGCAGGCCGCCGATACCGGCAGGCAGCGCGAGGAACTGCTGGATAGCCATCACCGCATAGTGCTCAAAGCCGTGAACCAGCGGGCCGAGCGCCAGCAGCGCAATCGCCACGGCGCAGAGGATCACCAGGAACGGGGTGAAGATCAGATCCATCGAGTCAGGCATAATCCGACGGAAAACCTTCTCCAGCTTCGCTCCGATAATGCCGGTGATAAGCGCGGTCAGGATCGATCCCTGATAGCCGACCAGTGGAATAAAATCGAAGAGATAGATCGGCTGCGCATTGCCGTAAGCCACCGAATAGGCGTTAGGCAGGGCGGGGGAAACCAGCATCAGCCCGATCAGAAAACCGATAATCGGCGTGCCGCCAAACTTCTTAAACGCCGACCAGCAGATAAACGCCGCCAGGAAAGCAAAGGCCGTATCGCACAGCACGGTCATCAGGGTGGTCACCGACGCCGGCAGGGCGAGGGTGCTGGCGCCAAACGTCGCCAGCACCGTATCGTTAAACAGCACGCCCTTCAGCCCAAGGAACAGGCCCGTTGCACCCAGCACCGGCACGATCGGCACAAACACATCCGAGAGGTGGCGAATTCCCGCCTGTAACGAGCTGCTGCCCTGGCGGCTCATTTCATCCTTGCTGACTTCGCTGATATTAAACGCCTGCATAAACTCGGCGTAAACTTTATTCACAATCCCGGTTCCGAGAATCACCTGATACTGCCCTGAGTTAAAAAATACGCCTTTCACTTCATCGACGTTTCTTATTTTCTCATCTTCTATCAGGCCGCGATCTTTTACCTGTAATCGCAGGCGGGTAGCACAGTGGGTGGCGGAAATAATATTTTCCCGGCCAATGATATTCACCAGTTCAACGGCAATGTTTTTATATTTATTCATGTTGGGTTGTTCCCTTGATAAGAATGCTTTGATAAGGCTCTAATGATGAACTGAGCTGCGGATAGTTATTAACGATAATATCGCCCTCCGGTATTTTATAATAAACCGTGTGGTTACTGAGGTTAGTGACAGAAGTAAAGTATTCACTCGCCGTGCGGCGTTGATAGCTGATGATTTCCGGCGAGGCGGTTTCCAGCGGGATAAAATCACCGTAGATCAATGTGTCAGGATAATCATTGTTGCGCAGGCGAATAAGGTGCTGGTAAAAGGCAAAGACTGAATGCGCATCCTGCTGCTGTGCGGCGGCGTTAATCAGCGCGTCCTCTGCCGACAGCGCCAGCCAGGGTTTCGCCCCCTGATTAAATCCGCTGTTCACCGTGTTGTCCCACGGGAACGGCGTGCGCGAGTTGTCACGCGAGCGGTGATTGACGAACGCCAGCGACTGCCGCGCGGAGAAGCCTTCCGCCAGCGCGCGATGATAGTTATCAATGCTGGAAATATCGTCGAATTCGCTGATATCGCTGCGGCAGAAGTTAGCCATGCCCAGTTCCTGCCCCTGATAGATGTACGGCGTGCCGCGCAGGAAGAAGTACATTGCCGCCAGGCACTTGGCACCAGTCGCATTCTGGTAATCGGGGTGAACCAGTTTCGACAGCGCTCGCGGCTGGTCGTGATTCTCGATAAAGCTGGTGCCCCAGCCGCACTGCGCAAAGGCGTTCTGGCTGTCGAACAGCGCCTCGCGGAACTCGGCCACCGTCCAGTCGCGGCGGCGGAACCACTCCGAGCCGTTTTCCACATCAATATCCGCCGCGTGGAAGTCAAAAATCATATCGAAGTAGCCGTTTTCGCCGATAAACTGGCCGTACTCCGCATAGGGAACGCCCGGCGCTTCGCCGACGGTGACGCAGGCATATTTATCAAAGGTGTTTTCCTTCAGCTCGTTCAGAAACACGTCAATGCCGGGGCGGTTGCGCGCCTTGCTTTTGATCGACCCCAGCCCGTCAACGCCGTCGACCGGCACGGAGGCGTAGTCGGCATCTTTCTTGATAAAGGTAATCGCATCCACGCGGAATCCGGCCACGCCTTTCTCCAGCCACCAGTTAATCATCCGGTAAATCGCCTCGCGCATCTGCGGATTTTCCCAGTTCAGGTCAGGCTGCTTTTTATGGAACACGTGCAGGTAATACGTCTCTTCCCCCGGCACTTTTTCCCACGCGCTGCCGCCGAAAATCGAGCGCCAGTTATTCGGCGGCAGGCCGTTGACCGCCGGGCGGAACAGATAATAATCGCGATAGGGGGAATCCGCATCGGCCAGCGCCTGCTGGAACCACTGATGCTCATCGCTGGTGTGATTCACCACCAGATCGATCATGATTTTAATCCCCAGCACTGCGGCTTTGTCGATCAGCGTATCCACATCGCGCATCTCGCCGAACTCCGGGTTCACCGCGTAGTAATCGGCGATGTCATAGCCGTTATCGGCCATCGGCGACAGATAAAACGGCGAAATCCACAACATAGTCACGCCCAGCGACTGCAGGTAGGGCAGCTTTTCGATAATCCCCGGCAGATCGCCAATCCCGTCGTTATTACTGTCCTTAAAGCTCCTTGGATAGATTTGGTAAATCACGGATTCTTTCCACCAGGCGTTATCCTGGCCTGCTTGCTGCTTTAACATGTCCACCTCCATGATGTGGTATCGATACCACATTGTGATAAAAAAATTTACGCCGACTTTCTAAGCACCAGTTCCGCTTTCAGATCGTCACTGTTGTAGCGGTAGGGTTTACCGGCGATAAGGGCAATCAAATATTCCACCGAGAACTGACCCAGCTTGTCCACAGGCTGGTTCACCGTGGTAATCGGCACGCTGACCATTTCGGAAACCGGCAGGTTATCGAAGCCGACGACCGCGATATCCTGCGGCACCCGAATGTCATGGTTGGTCAGCCAGGTGACCAGGCCGCAGGCCACATCGTCACTGCCGGTAAACACCACGTCGGGCCGTGCGGAAGGAAGCCGCGCCGCCAGCTGTTCCGCCAGGCGGATACCGTCTTTGTAGGTGTGCAGCCTGCGAAAAATCAGCGCGTTATCAATGGTTCTGCCCACGGCTGTCATCGCCTTCTGGAAGCCCCGGTTACGGCGCTCGCCGTGGCCTTTTTGCAGGAAATCACCGCCGGTGCAGTAGGCGATTTTCTGATAACCCTGTTCCAGCAGATAGCCAATCGCGTTAAACGTTGCCTCTTCATCATCCACCCGTACCACCGGCAGCTCAGCGCCGTCCACGCTGGTGTTGCACAGCAGGATAGGGCCGTGCTGCTGATATTTTTCCAGCACCGCTTTATCGCTCTCAACCGAGCAGAGGATCAGGCCATCAATAATCTTTTTCTTCAGCAGGTCGAGGCAGTTGGCTTCTTCCCCCACGCTGTCGTGGTTCTGCACGATCAGCACCGAATAGCCGTTTTTACGCGCCGTGACTTCCAGCGCATCCACCAGATTGGCGAAGAAGGGGTTGGTGATCCGCGACACCAGAATGCCGATGCGGTGCGACTTCACCCCGCGCATTTGCTGTGCGGCGGTGCTTGGCTCATAGTCCAGCGCCTTCATCGCCGCGTGGATACGTGCTTTTTTATCTTCAGAGATGTAAGGGTGGTTGTTCAGAAAGCGCGAAACGGTCGATACCGACAGTCCGGCGTGTTCTGCCACATCTTTAATGGTTGCAGTCATAATGTATGAAATCGATATCAGAATGGCGCTACGCTATTTCTCTCCAGAAAAATTGTCAATCACAGTCTTTCAGAGTTTGATCGTAATCACATGAAATCCGTCGAGAATTCCAGATGGCGGGGAGGCCGCCTGGGTAACAGACGGCCTTTACCATTACCTTTTCTTCCAGCTCACGGCGTAGTGATAATGCGACCCGGAGAGTAAAAACTCCGGCGAGACGCTCGGGCTCCACGAGTCATCACCGCCCACGCCCATGTGATAGCCGTCGATATTCAGCCAGCTTCCAGCTTCTGCTTTCAATAAGTGCCGATGAGTAGCTTCCCGGAGCTGTTTCTGGCCGTAGCGGCTGATATTGAAGTGAAACTTGCCGCGCCACTGATTACTACCGTACTCAAGCCGAGAAGTGTCACAGCGCAGCCCGTTTTCACTCGGAAAAACGTAAGGCGTGTACATGTCGGCCAGCGCCAGCGTCCATCGGTCAAACAATGCAGAGCTTTTGCGGTCGGGGTAGTTTTCATGCGGCCCGCGCCCAAACCAACTGACCTCTGGCTCCAGATCCGCAAGCTGGCAGCTGAGGCCAATACGCGCCGGAGCCGGTGCGCCGGACGCAATCTCCACGTCTACCGTAATATTCAGCTCACCCTCGCTGTCGATCAGGTAATTTTTACGGCTGATAAACAGCGTATTGCCATTGCCTTGCCAGCCGTGGACGGTGCGAACCAGCACGGCGTTGCTCAATGCGTCGGCGTCAAAACTAAGCAATACGGGCGTCAGGTTGTACATGCCCGCGGCCTTCCAGCGTTCCACCCAGGCATCAGGGTCGATGTGCGCGGCTTCGCTGATGCCGATGTCATTGTCCAGCGGCGCGCGGGTGAAATTATCCTGCAGGGGCGTGAGAAGCGTTGGATTCTGATGGTTAAACCACTGGCAGAGCAGACCGCTTCTACGCTCAAAACGCCAGTGCTGTTCGCCGTGGAACACGTCAACGTGTCTGTCGTCCGCCTGCAGCAAAGGCGCTGAGCCGGAATGGCTGAGACCCGGCAACCTTAAATTCGACGCCAGCGGCCATTGTGCCCGAGCGGAGCTATGCCCGGCTTCACTCCATGACGTCGAGGCCGTCTGTAGCACTTCAACATGCAGCCAGACCTGGCCCGCGCTGATTACCTCCGGCAGCTCAAGCGGAAACACTCGGGTTTCTTCCGGCGCAAGGTGCAGCGAGAGTTCACCGCTGACCAGCACTTCGCCTTCGCTTTTTAACGCCCACACCAACCGTTCGTTATCGCTATGGCGGAACAGATATTCGCTGGTGACCTCCAGCCGGTTTTCGGGCAGCAGGCGGAACTGGAAGAACTGCTGGGCCTGCTTAGCTTCGAATAAGGCGGGATGCGGCGTGCGGTCTGCAAAGACCAGGCCGTTCATGCAGAACTGACGGTCGTTAGGCTTATCGCCAAAATCGCCACCGTACGCGGACCACGGCTGGCCATTTTCATCATATTTTACCAGCGACTGGTCGACCCAGTCCCAGACAAAACCGCCCTGCAGGCGAGGGTGTTGGCGAAACACCGCCCAATACTTGCTGAAGCCGCCGAAGCTGTTGCCCATCGCGTGGGCATATTCGCACAGAATCAGCGGCCGGTGCTCTTCAGGCAGCCCAATCCATTTCTTAATCGACCACTTTGGCACCTGCGGGAAGGGCTGATCCTGATCGACCCGGGCGTACATCGGGCAAATAATATCGGTGGCCGCCGTATCCGCGCCGCCGCCTTCGTACTGCACTGGTCGGGTGGGATCGTTGGATTTTATCCAGCGGTATAGGGCATCGTGATTGCTGCCGTGCCCGGACTCGTTGCCCAAAGACCAGATGATAATGGACGGATGATTGCGATCGCGCTGCACCATGCGGGTGACTCGCTCGGTCATCGCCGGAAGCCAGAGTGGGTCGTCGCTCAGGCGATTCATCGGCACCATGCCGTGGGTTTCAATATTGGCTTCATCCACGACATAAAGGCCGTAAAAATCACACAGCCGATACCACAGCGGGTGGTTTGGATAGTGCGAGCAGCGCACGGCATTAAAATTGTTCTGCTTCATCAACAGAATGTCGCGCCGCATTGTCTCTTCATCCATCACCTGGCCGTTTACCGGGTGATGTTCATGGCGGTTTGTGCCGCGCAGCAGCAGCGGTTTGCCGTTGAGCTTCAGCAGCCCGCCGGTAATTTCCACTTTGCGGAAGCCAACGTCATAGCCTTCAGCCTCGACAACATGTTCACCCTGGAGCAAAACAGCCACGACACGATAGAGATGGGGGGCTTCGGCGCTCCACAGCAGCGGCCGTTCAACCGGCAGGCGCAGGGTAGTGCGGTCGTGCCAGGCCCCACGTTCGTCAATGATTTGGCTGCCGACAGGCTGCTGCTTTTCTTGCAACAACGTTTCGCCATGCCAGAGCTGAATCAACACTTCACAGGCGCTAACGTTCTTACCTTCCAGTACTACCAGGGCCTGTAGCTCGCCGCGTGAAAAATCTTCGTTAAGCCCGGTCCGTAATTGCACGTCTGCGAGGCGCGTATCCGGCTTATGCAGCAGCGTAACATCCCGGAAAATACCGCTCATCCGCCACATATCCTGATCTTCCAGATACGTGCCGTCACTCCAGCGCAGGACCATCACCGCAATGCGGTTGCTTCCCGCTTTCAGCGCCGCGCTCAGGTCGAATTCTGAGGGCAGGCGGCTGTCCTGGGCGTAGCCCATCCAGAGGCCGTTGCACCACAGATGAAAAGCAGAGTTTACGCCATCAAAGATAATGCGCGTTTGCCCGCTCTCCAGCCAGGCGTCATCAATATCAAATGTGAGCGAGTAACAACCGGTTGGGTTCTCTGCTGGTACAAAAGGCGGGTTGACCGGAATTGGGTAGGTGATGTTGGTATAAATGGGCGCATCGTACCCCAGCATTTGCCAGTTCGACGGCACGGGAATGGCGTCTGCATCGGGGAGATCGTCGCTGAGCCAGCTTTCAGGCACCGCTTCCGGGCGAAGGAAATAGCTAAACGCCCAATCGCCGTTAAGGGAGTGCCGCGACGGTGAGCGCTTATCATCTCTGGCATCTTCCAGCGAACGCCAGCTAGAAAACGGTGGATGAGCCGCCAGGGTGTTTAGCTGAGTTACGGCCGGAGTTTCCCAGTCGCGGCGGGCCAGAGTGGCCTGGAGTGAAGATGACGTGTTGGTCATAATGATGCGCCCGTGAGATAATTGTTATTCGCTCACAATTTAGCGTCAGTTGTTCAGGAGTAAAGCCATCTCACCGTATTCGGTGATGAGCTTCACAAACAATTCAGGCTTTATTTCAGGCGAGAAATCTGGTGCGCGAGGCGTGAAAGCTCGTCGGCCAGCTGCGTCGCCGTGGGCTGCATCAGGCTACCTGGTGCGGCGGTCGTCTTACGCTCCACAAGGCTTACCGGCTGCAGCGCCGTGAATGTATCTTCATGCTGAATGAGCGCCAGGATGCCGTTTACGCTCGCTTCACCGAGCTGCCTGAAATCCTGCCGGATGGTGGTCAGCGGGGGAAGAAAACAGGCGCTGTCTGCGGTGTCATCAAAGCCAATAACGGAAACATCCTGCGGCACCGCAAACCCGGCTTCGTGAATGGCTCGGAGCGCGCCCAGCGCCA from Cedecea neteri encodes:
- a CDS encoding PTS transporter subunit EIIC; the protein is MNKYKNIAVELVNIIGRENIISATHCATRLRLQVKDRGLIEDEKIRNVDEVKGVFFNSGQYQVILGTGIVNKVYAEFMQAFNISEVSKDEMSRQGSSSLQAGIRHLSDVFVPIVPVLGATGLFLGLKGVLFNDTVLATFGASTLALPASVTTLMTVLCDTAFAFLAAFICWSAFKKFGGTPIIGFLIGLMLVSPALPNAYSVAYGNAQPIYLFDFIPLVGYQGSILTALITGIIGAKLEKVFRRIMPDSMDLIFTPFLVILCAVAIALLALGPLVHGFEHYAVMAIQQFLALPAGIGGLLIGFIYPIAVMTGMHHMFIMIETSLIAGTGFNPLITVCAMYGFANAAVCLAISLKSKTVAFKTAGISATVTQLLGVSEPALFGIVMQSGMRAIAVMLCSSALGGMVLSLLSIKANAYGLAVLLSPLMYLYDRYQFITYITVGVAVAVFAFICTLLLVNVDNKKR
- a CDS encoding alpha-glucosidase yields the protein MLKQQAGQDNAWWKESVIYQIYPRSFKDSNNDGIGDLPGIIEKLPYLQSLGVTMLWISPFYLSPMADNGYDIADYYAVNPEFGEMRDVDTLIDKAAVLGIKIMIDLVVNHTSDEHQWFQQALADADSPYRDYYLFRPAVNGLPPNNWRSIFGGSAWEKVPGEETYYLHVFHKKQPDLNWENPQMREAIYRMINWWLEKGVAGFRVDAITFIKKDADYASVPVDGVDGLGSIKSKARNRPGIDVFLNELKENTFDKYACVTVGEAPGVPYAEYGQFIGENGYFDMIFDFHAADIDVENGSEWFRRRDWTVAEFREALFDSQNAFAQCGWGTSFIENHDQPRALSKLVHPDYQNATGAKCLAAMYFFLRGTPYIYQGQELGMANFCRSDISEFDDISSIDNYHRALAEGFSARQSLAFVNHRSRDNSRTPFPWDNTVNSGFNQGAKPWLALSAEDALINAAAQQQDAHSVFAFYQHLIRLRNNDYPDTLIYGDFIPLETASPEIISYQRRTASEYFTSVTNLSNHTVYYKIPEGDIIVNNYPQLSSSLEPYQSILIKGTTQHE
- a CDS encoding LacI family DNA-binding transcriptional regulator, which translates into the protein MTATIKDVAEHAGLSVSTVSRFLNNHPYISEDKKARIHAAMKALDYEPSTAAQQMRGVKSHRIGILVSRITNPFFANLVDALEVTARKNGYSVLIVQNHDSVGEEANCLDLLKKKIIDGLILCSVESDKAVLEKYQQHGPILLCNTSVDGAELPVVRVDDEEATFNAIGYLLEQGYQKIAYCTGGDFLQKGHGERRNRGFQKAMTAVGRTIDNALIFRRLHTYKDGIRLAEQLAARLPSARPDVVFTGSDDVACGLVTWLTNHDIRVPQDIAVVGFDNLPVSEMVSVPITTVNQPVDKLGQFSVEYLIALIAGKPYRYNSDDLKAELVLRKSA